From a single Arachis hypogaea cultivar Tifrunner chromosome 3, arahy.Tifrunner.gnm2.J5K5, whole genome shotgun sequence genomic region:
- the LOC112789660 gene encoding uncharacterized protein, giving the protein MQFFHKPTKVQSLINFILVTTSFCGIYVLVSVLFLGTSKLVQFHSSSKYVSTPTQTTLDHVVFGIASSKGSWPKRKEFVKLWWKPNNSMKGCVFLDTRPDEEKQGRDDKNSLPPLCVSQDTSRFRYTCHGGLRSAIRVARVVAETVALNHSNVRWYVFGDDDTVFFPENVVKTLSKYDHELWYYVGSHSEVYEQNRLFGFGMAFGGAGFAISSSLAKVLAKVFDSCIQRYHFLYGSDGRVYSCLAELGVGLTHEPGFHQVDLRGNTFGLLAAHPVSPLLSLHHPEYTDPIFPNMTTTQALRHFFGAVNVDSQRMLQQTVCYNSRFSWTISVSWGYTVQVFPNHMPLREVIKVQETFKQWRKGNLLAKSFTFNTVEPHHDPCKRPTIFFLDSVSSGKDGIISSYKRSFRNCSSDASSLMRLEWIKVVSDKLDLGIKQLKAPRRHCCDVLPSSGGDQMEIEVRECKDEELIYMH; this is encoded by the exons aTGCAGTTTTTTCACAAACCTACCAAGGTTCAGTCTCTGATTAATTTCATTCTAGTCACTACTTCATTTTGTGGCATATATGTTCTTGTATCAGTGTTGTTCTTGGGAACATCAAAGCTAGTACAATTTCATTCTTCATCAAAATACGTGTCAACACCAACACAAACAACTCTTGATCATGTTGTGTTTGGGATTGCATCAAGCAAAGGATCATGGCCTAAGAGAAAAGAGTTTGTTAAATTGTGGTGGAAACCAAACAATTCAATGAAGGGTTGTGTGTTCTTGGATACACGACCAGATGAAGAGAAGCAAGGTAGGGATGATAAGAATTCCCTCCCTCCTCTCTGTGTCTCCCAAGACACTTCCCGGTTTCGCTACACGTGCCACGGTGGCCTGAGGTCAGCCATACGTGTGGCACGTGTAGTTGCCGAAACAGTGGCCTTGAACCATTCAAACGTGAGGTGGTATGTGTTCGGAGACGACGACACCGTCTTCTTCCCGGAGAATGTGGTGAAGACACTTTCCAAGTATGATCATGAGCTATGGTACTATGTTGGTTCGCACTCTGAGGTTTATGAGCAGAATAGGTTGTTTGGTTTTGGAATGGCTTTTGGCGGCGCTGGTTTTGCTATCAGTTCTTCCCTTGCAAAGGTTTTAGCCAAGGTTTTTGATTCTTGTATTCAAAGGTACCATTTTCTCTATGGTAGTGATGGCAGGGTGTATTCTTGCTTAGCTGAACTTGGTGTTGGATTAACACATGAACCAGGTTTTCACCAG GTGGATTTGCGCGGAAATACCTTTGGCTTATTGGCTGCACATCCAGTGTCTCCATTGTTGTCCTTGCATCATCCAGAATACACTGATCCAATCTTTCCAAACATGACAACTACACAAGCTTTGAGACATTTCTTTGGAGCAGTGAATGTTGATTCTCAGAGGATGCTGCAACAAACAGTCTGCTATAACAGCAGGTTTTCGTGGACGATTTCCGTGTCTTGGGGCTACACAGTTCAGGTTTTCCCTAACCATATGCCATTGAGAGAAGTTATCAAGGTTCAAGAAACATTCAAGCAATGGAGAAAGGGAAACTTGTTGGCCAAGTCATTTACTTTCAACACTGTAGAGCCTCACCATGATCCATGTAAAAGGCCAACCATTTTCTTTCTTGATAGTGTTTCTTCCGGAAAAGATGGCATCATAAGCAGTTACAAGAGATCTTTCAGAAATTGCTCGAGCGACGCATCGTCACTGATGAGGTTGGAATGGATCAAAGTGGTCTCCGATAAGCTTGATCTTGGCATCAAACAG